One segment of Clostridium botulinum DNA contains the following:
- a CDS encoding AAA family ATPase, with protein MKSIIIKSIEYSGENYFYRNDNFKKGVNIVLGENKHGKTTFTYLIMYALGISVPAFTDEKSQTLDEVFNDSNNSVIMTVQIDDNIYTFKRKIKENVIRIINNNEVSVLPIDRKNILFNKLNKTFSDWLLEKLNIGLIKVENIFSSEHYLNFDDLFRFSYYDQETNKNQMISDFGTGRNLLKKSPQMKKFIFETLLSYSNHQYYSKQRQVKELEKLLKEKKDELDIKYKLHKLISKENQEIYIDEDDILDKISKLEANKKTIINYSTMIDGKQSYINHLNDRLEEIQSRLIEEKKNNSKIKLEMTNAKRINKIEKKEIKSLEMLSTMPNLCGNIEEECPLCGHKISNNFEDENLKIYHFQYSKEDYIDILKSRIASNKTTEIVIDNLKGEIEENNRLIQVKETEINCITQKIKDITLEIKDSNIEKSITEINQEIDSLTDKYLKYKEINKEEKNIEILIEEIQKLTETLDTNRKALKKLEFEKYDTLQIHINRFEEIFNDYLVNYFKSVGEKFDYNMFLNKDYIPTSGKYQAHSTMTEIKIFFYLTLLKYSIENSNINYPKLLIIDTIKDHGLDNKRLEKILEKVFEFNNMECQIIMTCGYEEFSNFIDENRKLIIEEIEDSKLLQKN; from the coding sequence ATGAAGAGTATCATTATTAAATCAATAGAATATAGTGGTGAAAACTATTTTTATAGAAATGATAATTTTAAAAAGGGTGTAAATATAGTTCTTGGAGAGAATAAACATGGAAAAACCACATTTACATATTTAATAATGTATGCATTAGGAATATCAGTACCTGCGTTTACTGATGAAAAGTCACAAACATTAGATGAAGTATTTAATGATAGTAATAATTCTGTTATTATGACTGTTCAAATCGATGATAACATATATACTTTCAAACGAAAAATTAAAGAAAATGTTATAAGAATAATAAATAATAATGAAGTTAGTGTACTACCGATTGATAGGAAAAATATATTGTTTAATAAACTTAATAAGACATTTTCTGATTGGTTATTAGAAAAATTAAATATTGGTTTAATAAAAGTTGAAAATATATTTTCAAGTGAACATTATTTGAACTTTGATGATTTGTTTAGATTTAGTTATTATGATCAAGAGACAAATAAAAATCAAATGATAAGTGATTTTGGAACGGGAAGAAATCTTTTAAAGAAGTCTCCACAAATGAAAAAGTTTATATTTGAAACACTTCTATCATATTCAAATCATCAATATTATTCTAAGCAAAGGCAAGTTAAAGAATTAGAGAAATTACTAAAAGAAAAAAAAGATGAATTAGATATTAAGTATAAATTACATAAGTTAATTAGTAAAGAAAATCAAGAAATATATATAGATGAAGATGATATTTTGGATAAAATTTCAAAATTGGAAGCTAACAAAAAAACAATTATTAATTATTCAACTATGATTGATGGTAAACAGTCTTATATAAATCATTTGAATGATAGGCTGGAAGAGATACAATCTAGATTAATAGAAGAAAAGAAAAATAATAGCAAAATAAAATTAGAAATGACAAATGCAAAAAGAATTAACAAAATTGAAAAAAAAGAAATAAAATCACTAGAAATGTTATCTACAATGCCAAATTTGTGTGGAAATATAGAAGAAGAATGTCCGCTTTGTGGGCATAAGATTTCTAATAATTTCGAAGATGAAAATCTTAAAATTTATCATTTCCAATATTCAAAAGAAGATTATATAGATATATTAAAGTCTAGAATAGCTTCAAATAAAACAACAGAAATAGTTATTGATAATTTAAAAGGAGAAATTGAAGAAAATAATAGATTAATTCAAGTAAAGGAAACAGAGATTAATTGTATTACCCAAAAAATTAAAGATATAACTTTAGAAATTAAAGATTCAAATATAGAAAAAAGTATTACAGAGATAAATCAAGAAATTGATAGTCTCACAGACAAGTATTTAAAATACAAAGAAATTAATAAAGAAGAAAAGAATATTGAAATATTAATAGAAGAAATTCAAAAATTAACAGAGACATTGGATACTAATAGAAAGGCATTGAAAAAATTAGAGTTTGAAAAATATGATACATTACAAATTCATATAAATAGATTTGAAGAAATATTTAATGATTATCTAGTTAATTATTTTAAATCTGTAGGGGAGAAATTTGATTATAATATGTTTTTGAATAAAGATTATATTCCTACATCAGGGAAATATCAAGCTCATAGTACAATGACAGAAATTAAAATATTTTTTTATTTAACTTTGTTAAAGTATAGTATTGAGAATAGTAATATAAATTATCCTAAACTACTTATAATTGATACTATAAAAGATCACGGATTGGATAATAAGAGATTGGAAAAAATTTTAGAAAAAGTATTTGAATTTAATAATATGGAGTGTCAAATAATCATGACATGCGGATATGAAGAGTTTAGTAATTTTATTGATGAAAATAGAAAGTTGATAATTGAAGAAATTGAGGATAGTAAATTACTTCAAAAAAACTAG
- a CDS encoding MerR family transcriptional regulator translates to MDKYFTIGEISKLFNLPIKTLRYYDQRGLIKPAYINKENNYRYYSVEQFIVFDVIKYSKMMGMSLDEIKNLININLPLENTLDLIEKQTKLLKKRINELSDIKNSMEKVHNNIADALNYDNDVFIKYNEERKYVSYGFISKTVDELEVNLRKVVLDI, encoded by the coding sequence ATGGATAAATATTTTACAATAGGTGAAATATCAAAACTATTTAATTTACCGATAAAAACACTTAGGTATTATGATCAACGAGGATTAATCAAACCTGCGTATATAAATAAAGAGAATAACTATAGATATTATTCGGTTGAACAATTTATAGTTTTTGATGTGATTAAATATTCCAAGATGATGGGAATGTCTTTAGATGAAATAAAAAATCTGATAAATATTAATCTGCCTTTAGAAAATACTTTGGATCTAATAGAAAAGCAGACAAAACTGTTGAAAAAAAGGATAAATGAATTGTCTGATATTAAAAATTCTATGGAAAAAGTTCATAATAATATAGCAGATGCTTTAAATTATGATAATGATGTGTTTATAAAATATAATGAAGAACGAAAATACGTATCATATGGTTTTATATCAAAAACAGTTGATGAATTAGAAGTGAATTTAAGAAAGGTTGTCCTTGATATATAA
- a CDS encoding MoaF C-terminal domain-containing protein has protein sequence MAIENNREFPTVLELSQGFSEFRLPQSGEFIGKKLELNFEKGYKVVYDFIDFETLKCTYIEGDAEEMVASIYTLVSPRKNIYILDFIWSYGETKSITTVLDLNKNIATTLVGILPIEEEVSVSLFERGDKGLPFTSVKAEFSHAAINSEFTKDTLKHEFTDELVGERIEFKYSQNDKYEHIYLNEKYYTWNCKSGIEKGLCDTDRCYYLKLDEKLYWFTWIEKVVPTVGTVVEDLSEDKMRSYGKLYGYESYEMGKVTNFPVGSYATII, from the coding sequence ATGGCAATAGAAAATAATAGAGAATTTCCAACAGTATTAGAATTATCACAAGGATTTAGTGAATTCAGGCTGCCACAAAGCGGAGAATTTATTGGTAAGAAATTAGAATTAAATTTCGAAAAAGGATATAAAGTTGTATATGATTTTATAGATTTTGAAACTTTAAAATGTACATATATAGAAGGTGATGCTGAAGAAATGGTTGCATCAATATATACGTTGGTATCACCTAGAAAAAATATTTATATTTTAGATTTTATCTGGTCTTATGGCGAAACTAAATCTATAACTACTGTACTTGACTTAAATAAAAATATTGCTACAACTTTAGTAGGAATATTACCAATAGAAGAAGAAGTAAGTGTTTCGTTATTTGAAAGAGGAGATAAAGGATTACCTTTCACATCAGTAAAAGCAGAGTTTAGCCATGCTGCAATAAACAGTGAATTTACAAAAGATACATTAAAACATGAGTTTACAGATGAACTAGTTGGTGAAAGAATAGAGTTTAAATATAGTCAGAATGATAAATATGAACATATATATTTAAATGAAAAATATTATACTTGGAATTGTAAAAGCGGTATAGAAAAAGGACTTTGTGATACTGATAGATGTTATTATTTAAAACTTGATGAAAAATTATATTGGTTCACTTGGATTGAAAAAGTAGTTCCAACAGTTGGAACTGTAGTAGAAGATTTAAGTGAGGATAAAATGCGTTCTTATGGGAAACTTTATGGATATGAATCATATGAAATGGGCAAAGTTACAAATTTCCCTGTAGGATCATATGCAACTATTATTTAA
- a CDS encoding electron transfer flavoprotein subunit beta/FixA family protein has translation MEIMLCVKQVPDDSVEIHLDKEAKKPKLSGVSLVANAFDTYALELGVRLTEAHGGKVSVLTVGAEDSLNTLKNCLSVGAKEAFFVKDDLYADLDSLGTAHVLADAINKIEMDKGKKFDLILCGKESTDEITGEVGAMLAEKLKMGFVSSAIEIGLKDNDLEVHQETDEGYNLVSLKSPAVVTVSKPNYDPRYPTIKTKMASRKAVIPTYSAAEIGEVKQAKVCCIQYVEPPKKEAGIKIKEKDAVLAVSAVMEQMKKDKAI, from the coding sequence ATGGAAATTATGTTATGTGTAAAACAAGTTCCAGATGACTCTGTTGAAATTCATTTGGATAAGGAAGCTAAAAAACCCAAGTTAAGTGGAGTGAGTTTGGTAGCAAATGCATTTGATACATATGCATTAGAGTTAGGAGTCCGCTTGACTGAAGCACATGGAGGGAAAGTAAGTGTATTAACAGTTGGAGCAGAAGATTCTTTAAACACCTTGAAAAATTGTCTTTCTGTAGGAGCTAAAGAAGCATTTTTTGTAAAAGATGATTTATATGCAGATTTAGACTCCCTTGGAACAGCTCATGTTTTGGCAGATGCTATTAATAAAATTGAAATGGACAAGGGTAAAAAATTTGATTTAATTCTTTGTGGAAAGGAATCTACAGATGAAATTACTGGTGAGGTTGGAGCAATGCTTGCTGAAAAACTTAAAATGGGTTTTGTAAGTAGTGCAATTGAAATAGGTCTAAAAGATAATGATTTGGAAGTTCATCAAGAAACTGATGAAGGATATAATTTAGTTTCTTTAAAATCACCAGCAGTAGTAACAGTAAGTAAACCAAATTATGATCCACGTTACCCTACGATTAAAACTAAGATGGCAAGTCGTAAGGCAGTAATTCCAACTTACTCAGCAGCAGAAATTGGAGAGGTAAAACAAGCAAAAGTATGTTGCATTCAATATGTTGAACCTCCTAAGAAAGAAGCTGGTATCAAGATTAAAGAGAAAGATGCTGTTCTTGCAGTAAGTGCTGTTATGGAACAAATGAAAAAGGATAAGGCAATCTAA
- a CDS encoding electron transfer flavoprotein subunit alpha/FixB family protein: MKALLFIETDGEKVLGGSLELISVVKALEAEGTALVVGNRALADTVAEFGIPVIFADNADDCDTLTEVLAETVKEQNPDIILLANTALAKNIAPRIAGRMSLGCVSDVTGISKSHDKVIYTRPAYGGTILEHIEVEGTAIVTVRNGSFPKPESASNASVTEKKVEISSNVIKTKIVDVVKEISESVNLEEAEVIVSGGRGMGNAENFKLVEELASVLGGVVGATRPAIEEGWISRAHQVGQSGKIVAPKLYIACGISGATQHTSGMTGSGYIVAINKDEEAPIFEVANLSIVGNVAEILPVMIEEMKKAKAQ, translated from the coding sequence ATGAAAGCATTATTGTTTATTGAAACAGATGGAGAAAAAGTATTGGGAGGAAGCCTAGAACTTATTAGTGTAGTAAAAGCATTAGAGGCAGAAGGAACAGCTCTTGTAGTAGGTAACAGGGCTTTAGCAGATACAGTAGCAGAATTTGGAATTCCAGTTATTTTTGCAGATAATGCGGATGACTGTGATACTTTGACAGAAGTATTAGCAGAAACTGTTAAGGAACAAAATCCAGATATTATTCTATTAGCTAATACAGCACTCGCTAAAAATATTGCACCACGTATTGCTGGACGAATGAGTTTAGGCTGTGTAAGTGATGTAACAGGAATTAGTAAAAGCCATGATAAAGTTATATATACCAGACCAGCTTATGGTGGCACAATTTTGGAACATATTGAAGTAGAAGGAACTGCTATAGTTACAGTTAGAAATGGAAGCTTTCCAAAGCCAGAATCTGCTTCAAATGCAAGTGTTACAGAAAAGAAGGTTGAAATTTCATCTAATGTTATTAAGACAAAAATTGTTGATGTAGTAAAAGAAATTTCTGAATCTGTTAATTTAGAAGAAGCTGAAGTTATTGTTTCTGGTGGACGTGGAATGGGAAATGCAGAAAATTTTAAACTTGTTGAAGAATTAGCAAGTGTACTTGGTGGTGTAGTTGGTGCAACAAGACCCGCAATTGAGGAAGGATGGATTTCTCGTGCACATCAAGTTGGACAATCAGGAAAAATTGTAGCACCAAAACTATATATTGCATGTGGTATTTCTGGAGCAACACAACATACATCTGGAATGACAGGTTCAGGTTATATCGTTGCAATTAATAAAGATGAAGAGGCTCCAATATTTGAAGTTGCCAACTTAAGTATTGTTGGTAATGTTGCAGAAATTCTTCCAGTTATGATTGAAGAAATGAAAAAAGCAAAAGCACAGTAA
- a CDS encoding L-lactate permease, with amino-acid sequence MLFLKFLMAIAPIIWLIIALSGLKMPGFKACLITLVLTMILAIFFWNLNVIYTMTGVLEGILNALWPICLVIVAALFTYNLVLRTGAMDSIKKMLAGVSRDKRILILIIGWGFGIFMEGMAGFGTAVAIPASMLAGLGLNPISAVLACLVANTAPTAFGSVGIPLVTLSAVTKIGANSLAANTAIIEAFILFISPFIMVCIVGKGIKALKGVFAVTLVASLSFTIPAYITATVLGPELPNIVGSICCMICTVASAKIFNKNPQEEYCIQVNEKQEETTLSFSNAVKAWCPFILIFLMLMFTSTLCPPIHDAIAGFKTSIIVYAGKGGNTLTFSWINTPGVIIFIAAIIGGFTQGAKVPMMFEVLKGTLKANWKTIVTICAVMSTAKVMSYSGMISDIASFLVIVTGGAYPLISPLIGSIGGFVTGSGTSTSVLFGGLQVQTAEKLGLSAAWMGAANTLGAGIGKMICPQSIAIGASAIGKSGSESKILRSIFKYYICYITISGILCFIGTRLFS; translated from the coding sequence ATGCTGTTTTTAAAATTCTTAATGGCCATAGCACCAATTATTTGGCTTATAATTGCACTTAGCGGATTAAAAATGCCAGGTTTTAAAGCCTGTTTAATTACACTTGTTCTTACAATGATTTTAGCTATTTTCTTCTGGAATTTGAATGTCATTTATACTATGACAGGAGTATTAGAAGGAATACTAAACGCATTGTGGCCAATTTGTCTAGTTATTGTTGCAGCTTTGTTTACGTATAATTTGGTTCTACGTACAGGCGCAATGGATTCCATTAAAAAAATGTTAGCTGGAGTTTCTAGAGATAAAAGAATATTAATATTAATTATTGGATGGGGCTTTGGTATTTTCATGGAAGGAATGGCTGGATTCGGTACAGCAGTTGCTATTCCAGCATCAATGCTTGCTGGTCTTGGATTAAATCCAATTTCAGCAGTTCTAGCATGTTTAGTTGCCAATACAGCACCAACTGCTTTTGGATCAGTTGGAATACCTTTAGTAACACTTTCTGCAGTAACGAAAATTGGAGCTAACTCACTAGCAGCAAACACAGCGATAATTGAAGCGTTTATTCTTTTTATAAGTCCATTTATTATGGTATGCATTGTAGGTAAGGGAATAAAGGCACTTAAAGGGGTATTTGCTGTTACCTTGGTTGCTTCATTGTCATTTACAATACCTGCTTATATTACAGCAACAGTACTTGGACCAGAATTACCAAATATAGTAGGATCTATTTGTTGCATGATATGTACAGTTGCTTCAGCAAAAATATTTAATAAAAATCCTCAAGAAGAATATTGTATTCAAGTTAATGAAAAACAAGAAGAAACAACGTTATCATTTAGTAATGCAGTAAAAGCTTGGTGCCCATTTATTCTAATATTTTTAATGTTAATGTTTACTTCAACATTATGCCCACCAATTCATGATGCAATTGCAGGATTTAAAACTAGTATAATTGTATATGCAGGTAAAGGAGGAAACACTTTAACCTTTAGTTGGATTAATACACCGGGTGTAATTATCTTTATTGCGGCCATTATTGGAGGGTTCACACAAGGGGCAAAAGTGCCAATGATGTTTGAGGTATTAAAAGGTACATTAAAAGCAAACTGGAAAACGATTGTAACAATTTGTGCAGTTATGTCAACCGCAAAAGTAATGAGCTATAGTGGAATGATTTCAGATATTGCAAGTTTTTTAGTTATAGTTACAGGAGGAGCATATCCATTAATTTCACCATTAATAGGATCTATTGGAGGTTTTGTCACAGGCTCAGGTACATCTACCAGTGTTTTATTTGGAGGATTACAAGTACAAACAGCAGAAAAACTTGGACTTTCAGCAGCATGGATGGGTGCAGCAAATACACTTGGAGCAGGGATAGGAAAGATGATTTGCCCTCAAAGTATTGCAATTGGCGCAAGTGCAATAGGCAAATCTGGTTCGGAAAGTAAAATTTTAAGAAGTATATTTAAATATTATATATGCTATATAACTATTAGTGGAATCCTATGTTTTATAGGCACACGTTTATTTAGTTAA
- a CDS encoding FAD-binding oxidoreductase: MAEYNQLTEELIMKLQEAAPGHILTGEDINEDYSHDEMPIYGKAAPQVVFMAHSTEEVSKVVKICNENKIPVTPRGAGTGLVGGAVPLLGGVLIDITKMNKILSYDLENFIVRVEAGVLLNDLAEDCLKKGLLYAPDPGEKFACLGGNVATNAGGMRAVKYGATRDYVRAMKVVLPTGEVTDFGATVSKTSSGYSLLNLMIGSEGTLGVITELTLKIMPAPKVVASLIIPFENLDDCIATVPKFKMEHMNPQAIEFMEREIVLSSERYIGKSVFPQVIDGVTANAYLLVTVDAGNEDELNNLIEQASEIVLEAGAIDVLVADTPAKIKDAWAARSSFLEAIMAETKLLDECDVVVPVNKIASYLAFVNKTGEECGITIKSFGHAGDGNLHIYQCSNDLEEGEFKTRVDKFFKIIYEEAIKCGGLVSGEHGIGSGKVSYLRDSIGEVNMELMKGIKKVFDPNSIMNPGKVCNQIEGLSS; encoded by the coding sequence ATGGCTGAGTATAATCAATTAACAGAAGAATTAATCATGAAATTACAGGAGGCAGCTCCAGGGCATATTTTAACAGGTGAAGATATAAATGAAGATTATAGTCACGATGAAATGCCTATCTATGGAAAAGCAGCTCCACAAGTTGTATTTATGGCACACTCTACTGAAGAAGTTTCAAAGGTAGTAAAAATATGTAATGAAAATAAAATACCAGTAACTCCAAGAGGGGCAGGAACTGGGCTTGTAGGTGGAGCAGTTCCATTACTCGGAGGAGTTTTAATTGATATTACAAAGATGAATAAAATACTTTCTTATGACTTAGAGAATTTTATTGTACGTGTAGAGGCTGGCGTTTTATTAAACGATCTTGCAGAGGACTGTTTAAAAAAAGGATTATTATATGCTCCAGACCCAGGTGAAAAATTCGCTTGCCTAGGTGGAAATGTTGCAACTAATGCTGGTGGAATGAGAGCTGTAAAATACGGTGCAACACGTGATTATGTACGTGCGATGAAGGTTGTACTTCCAACCGGTGAAGTAACAGACTTTGGAGCTACAGTATCGAAAACAAGTTCAGGTTATAGTCTTTTGAATTTAATGATTGGTTCAGAAGGTACTCTTGGAGTTATTACTGAACTTACACTTAAAATCATGCCAGCACCAAAGGTAGTTGCAAGTTTAATTATACCTTTTGAAAATTTAGATGATTGTATTGCTACTGTTCCTAAATTTAAAATGGAACACATGAATCCGCAAGCTATAGAATTTATGGAAAGAGAAATCGTTTTATCTAGTGAAAGATATATTGGAAAAAGCGTATTCCCACAAGTAATTGATGGAGTAACTGCAAATGCTTATTTACTTGTAACTGTTGATGCCGGTAATGAAGATGAGTTAAATAATCTTATAGAACAAGCTAGTGAAATAGTATTAGAAGCAGGAGCAATTGATGTGCTTGTAGCTGATACACCAGCAAAAATTAAGGATGCGTGGGCTGCACGTTCTAGTTTCCTTGAAGCCATTATGGCAGAAACAAAATTATTAGATGAATGTGATGTTGTAGTTCCAGTAAATAAAATTGCTTCTTATCTTGCATTTGTAAATAAAACTGGTGAAGAGTGTGGAATAACTATTAAAAGTTTTGGACATGCAGGAGATGGAAATCTTCACATATACCAATGCAGTAATGATTTAGAAGAAGGAGAGTTTAAAACAAGAGTTGATAAATTCTTTAAGATTATTTACGAGGAAGCAATAAAATGTGGAGGCCTTGTTTCAGGAGAACATGGAATTGGTAGTGGAAAGGTTAGCTATTTAAGAGATAGTATTGGAGAAGTAAATATGGAATTAATGAAAGGCATTAAAAAAGTCTTTGATCCAAATTCCATTATGAATCCAGGTAAAGTATGTAACCAAATAGAAGGTTTAAGTTCATAA
- a CDS encoding acyl-CoA dehydrogenase gives MNFRQDESHEQLQEMYREFAENEVKPIAKEIDESMRFPEENVAKMAEMGLLGIPFSEEYGGAGMDTLSYVQCVEELSKCCATTGVIVSAHTSLCATPIHTFGTEEQKVKYLKPLASGEKLGAFGLTEPVAGTDASMQKTTAVLEGDHYVLNGSKIFITNAGYADIYIVFAMTDKSKGTKGISAFIVEKDFPGFSVGTHELKMGIRASSTCELFFDNCIVPKENLLGEEGKGFGIAMSTLDGGRIGIAAQALGIAEGAIEETVKYVKERVQFGKSISQFQNTQFELAQMRASTEAAKLLVYQAACAKDDHEKYTHLAAMAKLVASRNATNVTNRCLQLFGGYGYSSDYPIERMMRDAKITEIYEGTSEVQMMVISGWMLR, from the coding sequence ATGAATTTTAGACAAGATGAATCCCATGAACAATTACAAGAAATGTATCGCGAGTTTGCAGAAAATGAGGTAAAACCAATCGCAAAAGAAATTGATGAAAGCATGCGTTTTCCAGAAGAGAATGTAGCAAAAATGGCTGAAATGGGTTTACTTGGAATTCCATTTTCTGAAGAATACGGCGGAGCTGGAATGGACACATTAAGTTATGTACAATGTGTAGAAGAATTATCTAAATGTTGCGCGACAACAGGTGTTATTGTTTCAGCACATACAAGTCTTTGTGCAACTCCAATTCATACTTTTGGTACAGAAGAGCAAAAAGTAAAATATTTAAAACCACTTGCTTCAGGTGAAAAATTAGGTGCATTTGGATTAACAGAACCTGTTGCTGGAACTGATGCCTCTATGCAAAAGACAACAGCAGTACTTGAAGGAGACCATTATGTATTAAATGGAAGCAAGATTTTCATTACAAATGCAGGATATGCAGATATATATATTGTTTTTGCTATGACAGATAAGAGCAAGGGAACAAAGGGGATTTCAGCATTTATCGTTGAAAAAGATTTCCCAGGTTTTTCTGTTGGAACTCATGAATTAAAGATGGGAATTCGTGCATCTTCTACATGTGAATTATTCTTTGATAACTGCATAGTTCCAAAGGAAAATCTTTTAGGAGAAGAAGGTAAAGGATTTGGAATTGCAATGTCTACTCTTGATGGAGGACGTATTGGTATTGCAGCACAAGCTCTTGGTATTGCAGAAGGTGCAATAGAAGAAACAGTAAAATATGTTAAAGAGCGTGTTCAATTTGGAAAATCAATTTCACAATTCCAAAATACTCAATTTGAACTTGCACAAATGCGTGCAAGTACAGAAGCTGCAAAACTTTTAGTATATCAAGCAGCATGTGCAAAAGATGATCATGAAAAATATACACATTTAGCTGCTATGGCAAAATTGGTTGCTTCTAGAAATGCTACTAATGTAACAAATCGTTGCTTGCAATTATTTGGTGGTTATGGATATTCAAGTGATTATCCAATTGAAAGAATGATGCGTGATGCTAAGATAACAGAAATCTATGAAGGAACATCAGAGGTTCAAATGATGGTTATTTCAGGATGGATGCTTAGATAA
- a CDS encoding ATP-binding cassette domain-containing protein, producing MIKVGNLCYSFPQKDLYNNISFTLEDGEHCAFIGTNGSGKSTLIDMLMAPEKYMFDGTLEISPNYRIGYVSQFSQLDKIEKITVFQYIAEDFIKLQNEITSICTEMETSSDIDTLLEKYQQALDAFNAINGDDFENTINKKLNLTNLINYKDLMVSELSGGEFKLIQVIKAMLNSPDLIIMDEPDVFLDFENLNSLKNLINSHKGTMLIITHNRYLLNNCFNKILHLENMEIQEFNGSYINYNFSLLQTKIELQELAAEDTAEIERNDILIERLRKLATENAEQFRGKTLRARVKIQERLEERRIKAPFIAIKEPTINLNTSNKLEETIALKVNNYSVAFDDILLENVNFEIKSTDKVAIIGSNGTGKTTLLKEIFKNNNNSIEINEQIQMAYLSQIQGKTLNDSNTVIEEFLNSGFETYEDIKSHVFEYGFEEEILNQKIESLSGGEKNMLQLAKISESNANLLLLDEPTSHLDTYSQIALEKAIKSYNGAVLMISHDFYSIVNCMDYVLIIEDKTIRKMSMRKFRKMIYANHFNKDYLEIEQNKKLVETKIELALKDNDFTTAKDLSEELEKLIKLL from the coding sequence ATGATAAAAGTTGGTAACTTATGCTACTCATTTCCACAAAAAGATTTATATAATAATATTTCATTTACATTAGAAGATGGTGAGCATTGTGCTTTTATAGGTACAAATGGTAGTGGAAAAAGTACACTTATAGATATGCTTATGGCTCCAGAAAAATATATGTTTGATGGTACATTAGAAATATCTCCAAATTATAGAATTGGATATGTAAGTCAATTCTCACAATTAGATAAAATAGAAAAAATTACGGTTTTTCAATATATAGCAGAAGATTTTATTAAACTACAAAATGAAATAACATCTATTTGTACTGAAATGGAAACATCTTCAGATATTGATACTTTACTAGAAAAATATCAGCAAGCTTTAGATGCATTTAATGCAATTAATGGAGATGATTTTGAAAATACTATTAATAAGAAGCTTAATCTTACAAACTTAATAAATTATAAAGATTTAATGGTATCTGAACTTAGTGGTGGAGAATTCAAACTTATCCAAGTAATTAAAGCAATGTTAAATAGTCCAGATTTAATAATTATGGATGAACCAGATGTATTTTTAGATTTTGAAAATCTTAATTCCCTTAAAAATCTAATTAATTCACACAAAGGAACAATGTTAATTATTACACACAATAGATATCTATTAAACAATTGCTTCAACAAAATCCTTCATCTTGAAAATATGGAGATACAGGAGTTTAATGGAAGCTATATTAATTATAATTTCTCATTGCTTCAAACTAAAATTGAATTACAAGAACTAGCTGCTGAAGATACTGCTGAAATTGAAAGAAATGATATATTAATAGAAAGATTACGAAAGCTTGCAACTGAAAATGCTGAACAGTTCAGAGGAAAAACCCTAAGAGCTAGAGTTAAAATTCAAGAAAGATTGGAAGAACGTAGAATTAAAGCTCCATTTATAGCTATTAAAGAACCAACTATTAATTTAAATACTTCTAATAAACTTGAAGAAACTATTGCTTTAAAAGTGAATAATTATAGTGTTGCTTTTGATGATATCCTTTTAGAAAATGTTAACTTTGAGATTAAATCTACTGATAAAGTAGCTATTATAGGTTCAAATGGTACTGGAAAAACTACTTTACTTAAAGAAATATTTAAAAATAACAATAATTCTATTGAAATAAATGAACAAATTCAAATGGCTTATTTATCTCAAATTCAAGGCAAAACACTAAATGATTCTAATACAGTAATTGAAGAGTTCTTAAATTCCGGTTTTGAAACTTATGAAGACATTAAATCACATGTTTTTGAATATGGTTTTGAGGAAGAAATACTTAATCAAAAGATAGAGTCTTTATCTGGTGGAGAAAAAAATATGCTTCAATTAGCTAAAATTTCTGAGAGTAATGCAAACTTGTTGCTTCTTGATGAACCTACAAGCCACTTAGATACATATTCACAAATAGCATTAGAAAAAGCTATTAAAAGCTATAATGGTGCAGTTTTAATGATTTCTCATGATTTCTATTCTATAGTAAACTGTATGGATTATGTTTTAATCATTGAAGATAAAACAATTAGAAAAATGAGTATGAGAAAATTTAGAAAAATGATTTATGCAAATCATTTTAACAAAGATTATTTAGAAATTGAACAAAATAAAAAATTAGTTGAAACAAAAATAGAATTAGCTTTAAAAGATAATGATTTTACCACTGCAAAAGATTTATCTGAAGAGTTGGAAAAGCTGATCAAGTTACTTTAA